A window from Podospora bellae-mahoneyi strain CBS 112042 chromosome 1 map unlocalized CBS112042p_1, whole genome shotgun sequence encodes these proteins:
- the PFK1 gene encoding 6-phosphofructokinase, alpha subunit (EggNog:ENOG503NUSX; COG:G) codes for MPLPDTRFLLRPFSIVIYPIWTLLAFFYRHSPLRFLSSTLQPLFGLRNTTDIDPETPEPTSTTNMSAKKKIAIMTSGGDSPGMNGVVRACVRMAIHMGCDAYCIYEGYEGLVRGGDLIRKMNWYDVRGWLSEGGTLIGTARCMAFFERAGRLAAAKNMILHGIDALIICGGDGSLTGADRFRAEWPSLLDELAANGEFTTQELQPFRHLNIVGLVGSIDNDLSGTDATIGCYSALARICYAVDLIEATASSHSRAFVVEVMGRHCGWLALMAGVATGADFIFIPEKPREDNWREEMCSIVEHHRKIGKRKTIVIIAEGALDREGNKITPAMVKDLLADKDGLGLDTRITTLGHVQRGGTAVAYDRMLATLQGVEAVKAVLEATPETKTCVIAITENKIVRKPLMDAVQDTKKVAKAIERQDFEEAMGLRDAEFSEQYKSFMMTTAVQVDKELLLPEKERMRIGFINVGAPAGGMNAAVRAGVAYCLSRGHEPMAIYNGFAGFARHHADNPGAVRPFNWLEVDGWASKGGSEIGTNRELPGESGMETIANLIEQYKFDALFLIGGFEAFHAVSQLRKARDQYPSLCIPMTLLPATISNNVPGTEYSLGSDTCLNELVEYCDKIKQSASATRRRVFVIETQGGRSGYVATLGGLGVGASAVYTPEEGVSLDMLAADVRHLKNVFAHDQGQSRAGRLILINEKASKVYNAKLIADILREESHGRFESREGIPGHMQQGGVPSPMDRCRAVRLAIRCIQHLEQFGRNVHNRVKVDPMSTTVIGIKGASVVFTPVKQVEEEETDWPNRRPKAAYWLGMKEIVDILGGRPKYELPESDLTGIKAKDVKRGIVPP; via the exons ATGCCTTTACCTGACACACGCTTTTTACTTCGGCCTTTCTCCATCGTCATCTATCCGATCTGGACGCTACTGGCCTTTTTCTACcgccactcccccctccgTTTCCTTTCCTCGACTCTCCAGCCCCTTTTCGGACTTCGCAACACCACTGACATTGACCCCGAGACACCCGAGCCAACATCTACTACCAACATGtcggccaagaagaaaaTCGCTATCATGACCTCGGGAGGTGACTCCCCAGGCATGAACGGCGTGGTGCGCGCCTGTGTGCGCATGGCCATCCACATGGGCTGTGACGCCTATTGCATCTACGAAGGGTACGAGGGCTTGGTCCGTGGCGGTGACCTCATCCGGAAGATGAATTGGTACGATGTCCGCGGGTGGCTCTCCGAGGGCGGTACTCTCATTGGAACCGCCCGGTGCATGGCCTTTTTCGAACGCGCTGGTcgccttgctgctgccaagaaCATGATTCTACACGGCATTGACGCCCTCATCATCTGCGGAGGAGATGGTTCCCTGACTGGCGCGGATCGATTCCGTGCCGAATGGCCCTCGCTGCTCGACGAACTCGCTGCCAACGGCGAATTTACCACGCAGGAGCTTCAGCCATTCAGACATCTCAACATTGTCGGTCTCGTCGGTTCCATTGACAACGATCTTTCTGGTACAGATGCCACTATTGGTTGCTACTCTGCACTTGCAAGAATCTGCTATGCTGTCGATCTCATCGAGGCGACAGCCTCTTCCCATTCCCGCGCTTTCGTCGTCGAGGTCATGGGGCGGCATTGTGGCTGGCTTGCTTTGATGGCCGGTGTTGCGACGGGTGCCGATTTCATATTTATTCCGGAGAAACCTAGAGAAGACAACTGGAGAGAGGAAATGTGCAGCATCGTTGAGCAT CATCGCAAAATCGGCAAGCGGAAAACGATCGTGATCATTGCCGAGGGAGCACTCGACAGAGAGGGGAACAAGATCACCCCGGCAATGGTCAAGGATCTTCTTGCGGACAAGGACGGCCTCGGACTCGACACCAGAATCACGACACTGGGCCACGTTCAAAGAGGCGGGACAGCTGTTGCTTATGACCGTATGCTGGCGACACTGCAAGGTGTTGAAGCCGTCAAGGCTGTGCTTGAGGCCACCCCTGAGACAAAGACCTGCGTCATTGCCATCACCGAGAACAAGATTGTCAGAAAGCCCCTTATGGATGCGGTACAAGACACCAAGAAGGTGGCCAAGGCAATCGAACGGCAAGACTTTGAGGAGGCCATGGGTCTACGGGACGCCGAGTTCTCGGAGCAATACAAGTCGTTCATGATGACTACGGCGGTCCAAGTAGACAAGgagctgttgctgccagAGAAGGAA AGAATGAGGATTGGGTTCATCAATGTCGGCGCGCCCGCCGGCGGTATGAACGCTGCAGTGCGCGCTGGTGTAGCTTACTGCTTGTCCCGAGGGCACGAGCCGATGGCGATTTACAACGGCTTCGCCGGATTTGCCCGGCATCATGCCGACAACCCTGGAGCTGTCCGACCCTTCAACTGGCTTGAGGTGGACGGATGGGCCAGCAAAGGTGGCTCGGAAATTGGAACGAACCGCGAGCTTCCCGGCGAGTCCGGCATGGAGACCATTGCCAACTTGATTGAGCAGTACAAGTTTGACGCTTTGTTCCTCATTGGCGGTTTCGAAGCTTTCCATGCAGTCTCTCAGTTGCGCAAGGCTAGGGATCAGTATCCATCCCTGTGCATCCCCATGACATTACTCCccgccaccatctccaacaatGTGCCAGGGACAGAATACTCGCTCGGTTCGGATACTTGTCTGAATGAACTGGTCGAGTATTGcgacaagatcaagcagTCTGCCTCGGCTACTCGGAGACGTGTCTTTGTCATTGAGACGCAAGGTGGACGCTCTGGCTACGTTGCGACGCtcggtggtcttggtgttggtgcgTCGGCTGTGTACACTCCGGAAGAGGGTGTCAGCCTCGATATGCTCGCTGCGGACGTGCGCCATCTCAAAAACGTCTTCGCCCACGACCAGGGCCAGAGCCGTGCCGGTCGCCTCATCTTGATCAACGAGAAGGCTTCCAAGGTGTACAATGCTAAGTTGATTGCCGACATCCTCCGCGAAGAGTCACACGGCAGGTTCGAGAGTCGCGAGGGTATTCCTGGTCACATGCAGCAGGGTGGTGTACCATCGCCCATGGACAGGTGCCGGGCTGTCAGGCTGGCCATACGGTGTATCCAGCACCTGGAGCAGTTTGGCCGCAATGTGCACAACAGGGTCAAGGTGGACCCCATGAGCACAACGGTTATTGGCATCAAGGGCGCGAGCGTGGTCTTTACGCCTGTTAAgcaggttgaggaggaggagacggactGGCCCAACAGACGGCCAAAGGCGGCGTACTGGCTGGGCATGAAGGAGATTGTCGACATTCTGGGTGGCCGTCCCAAGTATGAGCTCCCCGAGTCGGACTTGACTGGTATCAAGGCGAAGGATGTCAAGCGTGGGATTGTGCCGCCTTGA
- the SRB4 gene encoding RNA polymerase II mediator complex subunit (EggNog:ENOG503NZMX; COG:K), protein MDDRPFNLQPPAAKPRGPQNIAEFWARARSQPGGIQAMVAARRAAAAEQKDGQNDVEMTDSNEAEEPAETEAEESTETPDINAVRAELLQQTQAALATSNWALDFLSLLISREMPTQATSTLSQETRATVGLGTLGATMLAAPTALAQSRETEMRMTAIGQRYLALDNCISMAKPAQSRLEHQIQAEEKYWAEVSTVKEAGFRVARMAQEPQTMCVSFGFLNAAPEFKNSGIAPLRRADDGSVKLELGRRGGGSRRIRVRILENDKVVGQSSLPDPLPENATLVDRVKDARNTIFAQELWHEINREARTLGGRNVRMSRSSVTYAMSPTSTMSVELASLEEENAKDTAGSPRPKDDVAETLSLALALQLSHAHKINERRREDRNAVQTSAPVYSLLGPIVSWFEHDRNIAQFIQHLLAYSKALRSAGLPASVLVREPPVRTPPGAGTAADSENIGPVLYSPSAVEFDVDITPQSRLRVMVKPPQSDGPRFAVWTLPSPPSSQPGSGNPLQSVFPPSPDEYFDANDALWYINGAVPRALTAHSMLVLEGLKGNSSSGEEGLARWATRSDEKGLVDETGGFGIGFEFTFSEGGPELRVTGAFAEGGEKVSRQWVWGLGSQAGEALEDVVRQVLSSCLDT, encoded by the coding sequence ATGGACGACCGACCCTTTAACCTGCAACCGCCAGCGGCGAAGCCAAGAGGCCCTCAAAATATCGCTGAATTCTGGGCCCGGGCACGCTCACAACCTGGCGGCATCCAAGCCATGGTAGCAGCTCGAAGAGCCGCCGCTGCTGAACAGAAAGATGGTCAGAATGATGTTGAAATGACAGATTCCAACGAGGCCGAGGAACCTGCCGAGACCGAAGCTGAGGAGTCGACCGAAACCCCGGATATTAACGCCGTACGGGCTGAACTCCTTCAACAAACCCAAGCCGCCCTGGCAACATCAAACTGGGCCCTCGACTTCCTTTCCCTGCTAATCTCCAGGGAGATGCCGACTCAAGCTACCAGCACACTCAGCCAAGAAACACGCGCGACTGTTGGTCTCGGTACCCTAGGCGCCACCATGCTCGCAGCGCCCACCGCCCTGGCCCAGTCAAGAGAGACGGAGATGAGAATGACAGCTATAGGCCAACGATACCTGGCGTTGGACAACTGCATCAGCATGGCGAAGCCTGCACAGTCAAGATTAGAACACCAGATccaggctgaggagaagtACTGGGCCGAGGTGTCCACAGTCAAGGAAGCCGGCTTCAGAGTTGCTCGCATGGCTCAGGAACCACAAACCATGTGTGTCAGCTTTGGCTTCTTGAACGCCGCCCCAGAGTTCAAGAACAGCGGGATTGCACCGCTGAGAAGAGCCGACGATGGGTCCGTCAAGTTGGAGCTCGGAAGAAGGGGCGGTGGATCTCGGCGCATACGCGTAAGGATTCTCGAGAACGACAAGGTTGTCGGACAATCGTCGTTGCCGGATCCGTTGCCAGAAAACGCAACACTTGTCGACCGTGTCAAGGATGCACGCAATACCATTTTTGCTCAAGAGCTGTGGCATGAGATCAACAGAGAAGCGAGAACGCTTGGCGGCCGCAATGTGCGGATGTCCAGATCTTCTGTCACGTACGCCATGAGTCCAACCTCGACCATGTCGGTCGAGCTTGCCTcgctggaggaagagaatgCAAAGGACACAGCAggctcaccaagaccaaaaGACGATGTCGCCGAAACGTTGAGCCTAGCCTTGGCCCTACAGCTTTCCCACGCCCACAAAATCAATGAAAGGCGGCGGGAGGACAGGAACGCGGTTCAAACCTCGGCTCCGGTGtactccctcctcggccccatCGTCTCGTGGTTCGAACACGATAGGAACATCGCCCAATTCATCCAGCATCTCCTCGCCTATTCAAAGGCTCTACGCTCCGCCGGCCTGCCCGCTTCAGTTCTCGTAAGGGAACCGCCGGTCCGCACACCACCCGGCGCGGGCACAGCAGCTGACTCGGAAAATATCGGCCCGGTATTGTACAGCCCTTCAGCGGTGGAGTTTGACGTGGACATCACGCCTCAGTCTCGACTGAGGGTGATGGTCAAACCTCCCCAGTCTGACGGCCCTCGTTTCGCTGTGTGGACTTTACCGTCACCGCCATCGTCGCAGCCGGGGAGTGGGAATCCGCTGCAGAGCGTGTTTCCGCCCAGTCCGGACGAGTACTTTGATGCTAATGACGCGTTGTGGTATATCAACGGGGCTGTGCCGAGGGCGTTGACGGCGCATTCCatgttggtgctggaggggttgaaaGGGAACTCCTcttcgggggaggagggtctCGCGAGGTGGGCTACGAGGTCggatgagaaggggttggtggatgagacGGGGGGTTTTGGGATCGGGTTTGAGTTTACCTTTAGTGAGGGTGGTCCTGAGTTGAGGGTGACTGGGGCTTTtgcggaagggggggagaaggtcaGCAGGCAgtgggtttggggtttggggagtcAGGCGGGTGAGGCTCTGGAGGATGTGGTCAGGCAGGTGCTCTCTAGCTGTCTTGATACTTAG
- a CDS encoding uncharacterized protein (EggNog:ENOG503NVEW), whose protein sequence is MSSLSTVTMRSSRLMLRRAGVQTAQRNFFQAAVARHNLRARPDVPFLSVPSSSTATRVTRVRHMTTERRAQLRYEILTGIKYVGYIWIAGFAIFGISFAYFCERNERDYPTTEEWSFMTRFRMRMANIALYDPKHGNAVDWIQVGHWIDTVIKRLHDPEFEGAGLKDAPDGPKGTKDITAKSEEWRRAYFDAMMFWAKAAEHMEGWVWDTANGGTFPPGTMIGPSNPYPKPVPPGFRKAPREEDCILRHENPNEIYLKILNTVGFTDRQKIDAGLAYGSWLEYKGIAGPASIIYEDALHLALKQIENTTPAPLDPKTMTLNEEAGLPSENLLNTLTAYADFRARQGDINFALPVYISLLKARRSLPLPSDLDLTSQLRKVKPSSQNRGFWSGVYNACAKIFTPPPYPEGPGDGIAPPIRNAAERCQEAALSLHIGEIMYATNPDAREEGLSWTREAVDVAEEQLHKINPNLREMKPVRRVCRDCLVTGLENWGKMVARLQREEQARREELERQQQRMATTKENNRGWFGGLWGERQAQREQEVTDRWSAEEKVIEERQRRVKDFVEDLRQPDRGWLSFLKA, encoded by the coding sequence ATGTCTTCGCTTTCCACAGTCACGATGCGGTCCTCCCGCCTCATGCTGCGCCGGGCGGGGGTCCAGACGGCCCAGCGCAACTTCTTCCAGGCCGCCGTAGCTCGTCACAACCTCCGCGCCCGACCAGACGtcccttttctttccgtGCCCTCGAGCTCGACGGCGACACGGGTGACGAGAGTACGACACATGACGACGGAGCGGAGGGCTCAGCTCAGATATGAAATCCTGACGGGAATCAAATACGTCGGCTACATCTGGATCGCCGGCTTCGCAATCTTTGGTATCTCCTTCGCCTACTTTTGCGAGCGCAACGAAAGGGACTATCCCACAACAGAAGAATGGAGTTTCATGACTCGCTTCCGAATGCGTATGGCCAACATTGCCCTCTACGACCCTAAGCACGGCAATGCGGTGGATTGGATCCAAGTAGGACACTGGATCGACACGGTAATCAAGCGGTTACACGACCCAGAGTTCGAGGGAGCCGGCCTAAAGGACGCACCAGACGGCCCCAAGGGAACAAAGGACATCACGGCCAAATCTGAAGAATGGAGAAGAGCCTACTTCGACGCAATGATGTTCTGGGCCAAAGCCGCCGAGCACATGGAAGGTTGGGTCTGGGACACAGCAAACGGGGGAACCTTCCCCCCGGGGACGATGATCGGTCCCTCCAACCCCTATCCAAAACCCGTCCCCCCTGGTTTCCGTAAAGCCCccagagaagaagattgcATCCTCCGTCACGAGAACCCAAACGAAATCTACCTGAAAATCCTCAACACGGTCGGCTTCACCGACCGCCAGAAGATTGACGCTGGCCTTGCTTATGGCTCCTGGCTAGAGTATAAAGGCATCGCCGGACCAGCCAGCATCATCTACGAAGACgccctccacctcgccctcaaGCAAATCGAgaacaccacccccgcccccctcgaCCCAAAAACAATGACCCTCAACGAGGAAGCCGGGTTGCCGTCTgaaaacctcctcaacaccctcaccgccTACGCCGATTTCCGCGCTCGTCAAGGCGACATCAACTTTGCCCTTCCCGTGtacatctccctcctcaaagcCCGTCGctcgctccccctcccctcagaTTTGGACTTGACCTCCCAGCTACGTAAAGTAAAACCCTCTTCTCAAAACAGGGGGTTTTGGTCGGGTGTCTACAACGCCTGTGCCAAAATCTTCACCCCCCCACCGTACCCAGAAGGACCGGGGGATGGGATCGCCCCCCCTATCCGCAACGCAGCCGAGAGGTGTCAGGAAGCTGCTTTGAGCCTGCACATTGGAGAGATCATGTATGCCACCAACCCTGACGCGAGAGAGGAAGGACTATCCTGGACGAGAGAGGCGGTTGATGTCGCGGAGGAGCAGCTTCACAAGATTAACCCGAActtgagggagatgaagcctgtgaggagggtgtgcAGGGACTGTCTTGTGACGGGGCTGGAGAACTGGGGGAAGATGGTGGCTAGGttgcagagggaggagcaggcgaggagggaggagctggagaggcagCAACAGCGGATGGCGACGACCAAGGAGAATAAcagggggtggtttggtgggCTGTGGGGAGAGCGGCAGGCGCAGCGGGAGCAGGAGGTGACGGATCGGTggtcggccgaggagaaggttattgaggagaggcagaggagggtgaaggacTTTGTGGAGGATTTGAGGCAGCCGGATcgggggtggttgtcgttTTTGAAGGCGTGA
- the IPI3 gene encoding Pre-rRNA-processing protein ipi3 (EggNog:ENOG503NZGX; COG:S), translated as MLSEEFVSAICGPPLSSNTAISKDIGIYTHTLSPAYSIKSTFKKSSVPVNCLAVSETHVFAAQEGKAYVHVYSRLRGNQEAFVAFPERIRCVTLSGDVLIMGTAEGRLMLWETCTGRLVSTPARHVQAVSCVVATPTHILTGSDDSDIHVWSMSQLLELDSAAEPEPERSLSNHRAGITALSANSSVSASTNFCVSASKDKSCIIWNYQTGDALRTLIFPKFPLCVSLDPSSRAVCASCEDGTLFVTELFGEKPLLGPSSEEASTVIQIESPLGVTPPELGPASCLSMSYDGTVILTGHPRGQIMRWDISEKNKTPVELANVNAAVTNVVFVSPFPTGKPTKTVHIVKPSQAERTYTLAAQLDPLATPESRFDSLLHATGFPKEALESAIAAFEQPDVEFAEKEEEELQKHNQEFWEIMKDERIVQKDAFRIGPV; from the exons ATGCTGTCGGAAGAATTTGTGTCGGCCATCTGCGGCCCTCCGCTCTCATCCAACACTGCCATCTCCAAAGATATCGGCATCTACACTCATACTCTGAGCCCAGCTTATTCCATCAAGTCGACCTTCAAAAAGAGTTCAGTTCCAGTGAACTGTCTTGCTGTGAGCGAGACGCATGTGTTCGCTGCGCAGGAGGGCAAAGCTTACGTGCACGTCTACTCGAGGTTACGtggaaaccaggaggcatTTGTTGCCTTTCCAGAAAGGATACGATGTGTAACCTTGTCCGGCGATGTTCTCATCATGGGGACAGCTGAAGGGCGTCTCATGTTATGGGAG ACATGCACTGGCCGACTAGTGTCGACTCCTGCGCGCCACGTTCAGGCAGTTTCCTGCGTGGTTGCCACGCCCACGCACATTCTCACAGGTTCTGATGACTCCGATATCCATGTGTGGTCCATGTCCCAGCTTCTGGAGCTGGACTCAGCCGCCGAACCGGAACCGGAGAGGAGCCTTTCCAACCACAGGGCAGGCATCACGGCCCTGTCCGCAAACTCAAGTGTTAGTGCCAGCACAAACTTCTGCGTGTCAGCAAGCAAGGACAAGTCTTGCATCATTTGGAATTACCAAACAGGCGACGCCCTGCGGACCCTCATCTTTCCCAAGTTTCCTCTGTGCGTCTCCTTAGACCCCTCATCACGGGCTGTTTGCGCGTCCTGCGAGGACGGCACACTTTTCGTCACAGAACTGTTCGGGGAGAAGCCTCTGCTCGGGCCGTCATCAGAAGAGGCATCGACTGTGATACAAATCGAGTCACCTTTGGGGGTAACTCCACCAGAGCTCGGGCCGGCCTCTTGCTTGAGTATGAGTTATGACGGGACAGTCATTCTTACGGGCCATCCAAGAGGTCAGATCATGAGGTGGGACATCTCGGAAAAGAACAAGACGCCGGTAGAGTTGGCCAATGTCAACGCGGCCGTCACAAATGTTGTATTTGTTTCGCCATTCCCAACGGGCAAACCCACCAAGACAGTACATATCGTCAAGCCTTCGCAAGCAGAGCGGACATACACCCTTGCGGCCCAGCTTGACCCTTTAGCAACCCCCGAGTCCAGATTTGACTCGCTCTTGCACGCTACCGGGTTTCCGAAAGAAGCCCTGGAAAGCGCGATTGCCGCGTTCGAACAGCCAGACGTGGAATTCgcagagaaagaggaggaggagcttcagAAGCACAATCAAGAGTTCTGGGAGATCATGAAGGACGAAAGGATAGTACAAAAGGACGCTTTCAGGATAGGGCCCGTTTAG
- a CDS encoding uncharacterized protein (EggNog:ENOG503NYI0) — protein MSTPTPFIPTWNPKPFPGIALSAGGLLALADLQTISKRTAITGGASWADAFLLAPGLHYQQAAGDLFRKGGSGGASAITKIVDQSSPDREVTLQLNNTATAEYIQSIAKPGQEVVLDIGRVRETTRGKRYFLQRSNVGRSAVAWSEEEEGVDGGLGWVSHVLYLSTLFLTMGTIVVVVLFKDWWCLMSILGYMTSRLLNICIIKRRTSQQPRDPSPSRSPKQSKSGSRHRSRSRVSEYARRAATYLVVFGDDNTTAVRLRGKISDLGAVTSDAWLRSKTNVEGYLEATAKLIVWVVAALSGNMTQVGSLMMMVLLILSAGLLAVSNSRAGGVRVNGRVAKLGKGDVEQGEKRGGLGSTTSVDSVGSGDGRKRGRGGECRPATAAVDSRAGEDGADSAERGEAGHGGQVRVKWKESLERRPDQQV, from the exons atgtcaacaccaacccccttcatccccaCCTGGAACCCCAAACCCTTCCCAGGCATCGCCCTCTCCGCCGGTGGCCTCTTGGCGCTCGCAGACCTCCAAACGATATCCAAAcgcaccgccatcaccggcgGCGCCTCCTGGGCGgacgccttcctcctcgcccccgGCCTTCACTACCAGCAGGCAGCCGGGGATTTGTTCCGCAAAggcggtagtggtggtgcttcGGCCATAACCAAAATAGTAGATCAATCCTCCCCTGACAGAGAGGTGACCCTccagctcaacaacaccgccacgGCAGAATACATCCAGTCGATCGCCAAGCCAGGACAAGAAGTGGTGCTTGATATTGGGCGGGTCAGGGAGACAACAAGGGGGAAAAGATATTTCTTGCAACGGAGCAACGTCGGGAGGAGTGCGGTTGCCTggtcggaggaggaagagggggtggatggagggttggggtgggtttCGCACGTGTTATATCTCTCGACGCTGTTTTTGACAATGGGGACGATAGTAGTAGTTGTTCTCTTCAAAGATT GGTGGTGCCTCATGTCTATACTGGGCTACATGACCTCCCGCCTGCTAAACATCTGCATTATCAAACGGCGGACCTCCCAGCAACCTAGAgatccctccccttcccgtTCCCCTAAGCAATCCAAAAGTGGCTCCCGCCATCGCAGTCGCAGCCGGGTGTCCGAGTATGCACGCCGCGCAGCGACCTatcttgttgtttttggtgatgataaTACGACTGCTGTGAGGCTGAGGGGGAAGATATCTGATCTTGGGGCGGTCACGTCTGATGCTTGGTTGAGGAGTAAGACCAACGTCGAGGGGTACTTGGAAGCGACGGCGAAATTGATAGTATGGGTGGTGGCAGCCTTGTCAGGGAATATGACACAGGTGGGGagtctgatgatgatggtgttgttgatattgTCAGCGGGCTTGCTGGCGGTGAGTAATagtcgagctggaggggtgagggttaATGGGCGGGTTGCGAAACTGGGAAAGGGGGATGTGGAACAGGGGGAGAAAAGAGGGGGCTTAGGGTCGACCACAAGTGTTGACAGTGTGGGGAGCGGAGATGGAAGAaagaggggacgggggggtGAGTGCAGGCCTGCTACTGCCGCTGTGGATTCGAGGGCGGGAGAGGACGGGGCGGATTCGGCGGAGAGAGGTGAGGCCGGGCATGGTGGCCAGGTGCGTGTTAAGTGGAAGGAAAGTTTGGAGCGGAGGCCGGATCAGCAGGTGTAG